Proteins from a single region of Scleropages formosus chromosome 22, fSclFor1.1, whole genome shotgun sequence:
- the mych gene encoding myelocytomatosis oncogene homolog — translation MLQSFTPSHDWDNDSEPLLFDEEFCQVLLKDLQMIPTPPQSPPLKSGLGKPLSKVDELELVSGFLVEDQDFPFIWEDGESADVAGGKERRADASEDYLWNFVGDKATEEKLSAVLSSSPLLSDIDTNIFEEIAGSTLNCHDAALECQSLGGDDLFEEGLEQRESSSDFSAMSTGSESSTSDSDEEIDVVTVKRTGAISRAQEAEHRRQQRAIKRCHRHIQQQHNYAAPRPVSPRRPEAAAAPHKRARAEPQRLAVGVGRPRGPSARFLAEPEDEEERRRTHNVMERQRRNELKNCFLRLRDHVPELSCNDKASKVVILKKARDSIRGLEMESQRLSAKKDKLRQRQEQLKLRLEQLR, via the exons ATGCTGCAAAGTTTCACGCCGTCCCATGACTGGGATAACGACTCGGAGCCGCTGCTTTTCGACGAGGAATTCTGCCAGGTGCTGCTGAAGGACCTGCAGATGATCCCCACGCCGCCACAGTCGCCACCGCTCAAGAGTGGCCTCGGGAAGCCCCTGTCCAAGGTGGATGAGCTCGAGCTCGTGTCAGGCTTTCTGGTGGAGGACCAGGACTTTCCGTTCATCTGGGAGGATGGGGAGAGCGCCGACGTGGCGGGGGGAAAGGAACGGCGGGCCGACGCCTCCGAGGACTACCTGTGGAACTTTGTGGGCGACAAGGCGACGGAGGAGAAGCTGTCTGCCGTGCTCTCCAGCAGCCCCCTGCTCTCGGACATTGACACCAACATCTTTGAGGAGATCGCCGGCTCCACGCTGAACTGCCACGATGCGGCGCTAGAGTGCCAGTCTTTAGGGGGCGACGACTTGTTCGAGGAGGGGCTGGAGCAGAGGGAGTCCTCTTCGGACTTCAGCGCCATGTCCACGGGGAGCGAATCTTCAACCAGCGACTCCG ATGAGGAGATTGATGTGGTGACCGTGAAGAGAACGGGTGCGATCTCACGGGCACAGGAAGCAGAGCACCGCAGGCAGCAGCGTGCCATCAAGCGCTGCCACCGTcacatccagcagcagcacaactaCGCGGCTCCCCGGCCCGTGTCCCCCCGCCGGCCCGAAGCTGCGGCCGCTCCGCATAAACGGGCCCGGGCCGAACCTCAAAGACTCGCAGTCGGGGTCGGGCGTCCGCGAGGCCCCTCGGCTCGGTTTCTGGCAGAGCCTGAGGacgaggaggaaaggaggcgcacGCACAACGTGatggagaggcagaggagaaacgAGCTGAAGAACTGCTTCCTTCGGCTGCGCGATCACGTGCCCGAGCTCTCGTGCAACGACAAGGCGTCCAAGGTGGTCATCTTGAAAAAGGCCAGAGACAGCATCCGGGGGTTGGAGATGGAAAGCCAGAGACTGTCCGCAAAGAAGGACAAGCTCCGACAGAGGCAAGAGCAGCTCAAGCTCCGGCTCGAGCAGCTGAGGTAG